A single Chaetodon trifascialis isolate fChaTrf1 chromosome 18, fChaTrf1.hap1, whole genome shotgun sequence DNA region contains:
- the nrn1a gene encoding neuritin, with the protein MGVTWSSRCLALFLALHIVSVLQTVLVSAGQCDSVFKGFSDCLLQLGENMANYPQDLDDRENLHKICSYWDNFHSCATTALADCQEGATDLWEKLKKESRNLDFRGSLFELCGGGNGAPRSADARGLALVLTTLPTILTWLAF; encoded by the exons ATGGGAGTAACCTGGTCCTCCAGATGTCTCGCGCTCTTTCTAGCTCTCCACATAG TCTCGGTGTTGCAGACGGTGCTGGTCAGTGCTGGTCAATGTGACTCCGTGTTCAAAGGTTTCTCGGACTGTCTGCTTCAGTTGGGGGAGAACATGGCCAACTATCCCCAGGACCTGGACGACAGGGAGAACCTGCACAAGATCTGCAG TTACTGGGATAACTTCCACTCCTGCGCCACGACGGCGCTGGCGGACTGCCAGGAGGGAGCGACGGACCTGTGGGAGAAACTGAAAAAGGAGTCCCGCAACCTGGATTTCCGTGGGAGTTTGTTTGAACTGTGTGGTGGCGGCAACGGAGCCCCCAGATCAGCCGACGCCAGGGGCCTCGCCCTGGTCCTCACCACGCTGCCCACCATACTGACTTGGCTGGCGTTTTAA